The following DNA comes from Chelmon rostratus isolate fCheRos1 chromosome 3, fCheRos1.pri, whole genome shotgun sequence.
CTACTTACCATGTCTGGCTCCCACAAAGATTCACACATGCCGTACATCTGCTCTGAACAGGTGCCGCTCACAACAAAATCTTCTGTTACCATGgggcagccaatcagatccaAGGAGCAGATGAAGGGCTCTAGGGTTTTGGGATCTAGTCCGGCAATTACAGGTTCAATGTAGTATGGCCCAAATCTAATGAGAGGatcacacattaaaacacattagtCTGGAGTTGGACATGGGTCTTGTTCTCACTAAAATGGGTCCAAATTAACTTTGGTGCACTCACCTCCTTTCATACAACAGGTTGGACACCATGCTCATGAAGGTCTTGGGCTTAATCTGACGACCCTCCTTCAGCTCATACAAGTTCAATCTGAATTTAAGCCTCTGGGCTCTACACACAAGACAAAGTCATCCAGTTACCACCACAGCTATACATCACCCCTAAGGCATTTTATATTTGGTATtactcaaaaacacatttacaaagaaTGCAAATTTAACTTATTTCCTAGCTGGGACTAACAGCATTACTAACACTGCAGTTTCCTCGAAAATAGTTAGtgatcaataaaaacatgttatcATGCCCAGGTGAAAGAGTTGTTTTGCCaatttgagagagagaaagctatGGAGGTGaatcacactcacactgtcTGAACATCAGTGGCCAGTCCAGCCAGCCCAATGTACAGCCTCTCTCCCATAGGGAAGATCTTCTGGAAGTCTGTGGTGACCATCTGAGCCTGAATGCCAAATCTCCGGTCTGCTGCGATCGCTACACAGTTCTTACCCCGCATGGCCATGACGGCCCCTCCATTATAGGACATAATAGActggatgaaggagaggagaggtaaGTCAGTCAGAGCTGAAACTCAACAGATGGTATTATtagtcaactgacagaaaatgaatgattaattgatgaatcaATTAATTATTAAGTAATTTTAAGTAAAGTCTATAAAAAGATtttgacaaacatttttcactcctaatgatgttttattagatacagtaaatatgtaAGTGTGTAACATATAATGAAAAAGTACTATAGTTACAGTATATTCTTATCCTcaaaatattacagaaaatcAAGAGTGTTCATGACAtcacacattaaaaagaaaaaagtatgtGTCCATTGAAttcatcagggttattttacCTCATGTGTAAGCATgaagtagtaaaaaaaaaacctcaaactgGAATGAACAGATGAAATAACAAGTGTAGTTATAGGGCATAAACAGCATGCAAATGTATGAACTAGAACGCGTcatattgttttaaatgcatAGCATTTAGgttacaaaaaaataacatcGCTAGTGAGTTGTTATAATTGTAACAGTTGGATAATTTGCTGCTGACAGTAGCGTTATCCAACAGCTAACTATACTGCTTCAGTTAGCGTTAACCAAACTGACAATGTCCGATCAAACTTCCGCTGATGTTAACACAACCTGAACTACAACAACTTAAATTAACATCGgttataaaacagaaacataacattATATTCAGAATAATACCCAACTGTATAAAGTACAACGTTAGCTTATTTGTGGCTAGTATGGGTATGCTAACTATGTAGCTTTCCGGCTATCGCCGGCTACTGTTATCATCTGTTGTTCAGTATCATTGGCTGAAATACTAATTAAAATCTAAAGTTCTTAAAGGATTTTTTGATTACTAGAAAAATCTAGCGCTAAATCTATTTTCAGAGAATATCAGTGAACTTTCGTGAGCTAGCAAGAGATGGCAGCGAGTTACCAACATTAACGTTAGCTTAGTCAAGCTCTTGTCCCTGTTATCCTTATTAACCACCTTTCAGCCATTTTACCCAATAAAGCATTCACATATGATCCAACGTATGATGTTCTTACCATGGTGACGGTGTTGTAGTCTATTCCCAACTGCTTGAACCTGCAAACTCCTTGCTTTTATAAATGACTGCTAGTATCCCACAGTGACTACACGATTTAGAAACACATAGATCACAGTAACATGGTTCCCCTACCGCATCATTTCAGGCAAAATCAATTGGCTAAGAAACGGCACACGCGGTGCAAAGCGCTGCTGTCATTGGAGGACATGGCACAGGCGCACGGTGCGTGCATAGTTTGTTAGATGCGTgttaaagtgaaattaaaacaagGCGCTTTCTTTCAAATGTACCTTTTAAATTGGATTGTCACTGTTCAATCCAGGTCTGAGGGTGACAGGGTTAGGCATGCAACCAATGATTGTTTTATTGGATCATGtctcaatgtcttttttttttcttctgttaacTGGATAGTAACGAGTCAGCGCAACGTTAAAACGTTTAAAATAAGGCCTGGCCTGTCCTCAAGCTGTTGGACCAACGGCTGCAAAACTTATTCAATTAGTACAAATAGCTAGCCAAGACGGGAAACCGCCCATCCTTATTTGATCAACTGTACCATCAAACAtcataaacaacaaacaattaaTTATCAAAGAGACAGTTTTTATCAAAATTCTGACCCTTAAATGTCCTGTCAATGTACAAATAAATTGCCTTAATTCACTAGCATCGCACTGTTGTATCAGGTTTTGAGTAATATAAATCCTTTtagcaaagacaacaaaacagatgcctgtgtgtgtgagacccgGAGGGTTTCCGTTCATAATGGGGGTGTTGATGTGTATATTTATCCTCCATGgttgaaagtgtgttttatcTAATTATACCTGAATGCCAGAGTATCccagtgacaaaaaaacagtaTAGAGttctggaaatgtgtttttattccagtTGCTACTCACAGGTGTGCACTAAATAACAAACATATATTACAAAAACTTTGGGAATAAAAGCGGTCCCATTatagtgtaaaaacaaaaactatatACTGTACAAAGTTCAGATTACTTTAAAGGTGTATTGGCGTTCAGGAAAGTAACTAGAACGGACCAGCCACGACAGCCCTTTAGCatttgtctgaaaatgaaaccacTGTGGAAactgcttttcaaaataaaagtcatggGTAGGCATGAGCCATGTGGTTCCTCATTTGACAACAGACTTCCAACACACCATCCAACCTCAATGCATTAATACGTACATCCATATCTGCCTCAATACATTAATGAGACACATAAAGGAGTGGCTGGCATACTCTTGCCAAGCCTTTTCAATCAGTTCAGTCTATCTGTAAGATAAATGTCTCATGTCTTCATCTCTTCATGAAGTTGTCCAGGGAGGCTGGCGTCCTCTGAATCGAGTGGATATTTCTCTTCACTCTGTCCTCTAAGGATGAGCTGGCAGCACTCTCCAGCTTCATGTTACTGCAAGAGAGAAAGGTTACATTAAGCATGCGggaaagattaaaaatgaagaGACACAATGAGGACattatttgtgcatttaaaacagAATATTATACATGTGTCCATAAATGTTACACCCACTGATCATCTCAGTGTCCATGATGCTCAGAAACTTACTGAATGAAGCCAGCGTGGTGGTCATGCTTAACATTTTGTTCTCGCTGCTTTTCCTGCTCATCTTGCCTCTTGTATCTCTTCACGTTattctccctgtcctcctccctctgcttggCCTGGTCCATCATCTCCTGCCTCTTGCGCTCCAGCTCTTCTGTAGAGAGCTTCCTACGTTGGTCAGAAACCAGAATTACTGCCTTGCAGTTGTACGCCTCTGCCAACCAGTGACATTACactttacatccatgtctgtacAGACTCAAATGTCGTGAAGACTTTGAAGAGATTTAATTAAAGGtattaagtatattttttgttgaaatggaagttatcactatattgacagGTATGATTttagtgaataatttccagtaagaaacatgttgtcttcacttagaagaaagaaaagaagaagatttACTGCTAAATATGtataaaagagaaagacaaggacATACGATGGAAGCCACATGGCAGAGGGGAGATTAAACAAATTAAGACTGATTAAGTCATTAGCAGCGCAAAATAGAAAGAAGATGAATGGCACACTTCTATAAGCAAGCAAGTAATGAATCTTAAATGAGGTCCTGTCTAAATCAGAAATCTGTTAGTATTTGGACTATAGCCATCATTACAAGTGCAGTGTCTACACTTTGTGGAGCCCTGTGAACTCTTACTTGGACACAGGGTGCCTCTGTCTGTGGTAGCGCTCTCTCTGTGGGCTGCCAGCTCTAGGTTCAACCTTCCTGTCACCTCTGTGTGAAAGAGAAGAGTAGGAATGGCTTTCCCTGTTGTTCCTGTGAGGCGATCGAGAGCGGCTCCTCTCACGGCGCCCTGAGTGGTTGGAGGGAGCTGAGGACTGGTGATGTCTGCCGGCGGGGAGCTGAGAGGGAAGACTTAACTGTTAGGACTTACAAGGGTTCAGGTGCAGTGACAGATTAATAATTTAAACTGGAGAATAGATCATATGTGTGAGCAAGATAAGAGTGATAGAATAAAATTCCAGTTACTGCTGCGTACTGACCTGTAGGCCGTAGCCCGGAAGATGATGGGAACGAAACTTGGTATCTGCAGAAGAGTCATTTCGTGAATGTGACCTAAAAATAGATCACATGGTATTTATGCATTGTGCGCCATGTGCTTTGCTGGTTGAGCATATATAAATCACACGCAGCACATTGTTTCAACTACTTCTtaaacaatcaaatcaaaaactcCTTACATACCTGTGatttttctcatcttcctcGTTTGAGCTTGAACTTAAACTCCGTCTCTTGTGcttcttctcctttctcctctctttgtctcctttcttctcctttttatccttcttcctcttcttcttcttgtctttcttgtCGAGATTCTGGCGCAGCTGTCAGAGAACCAACCAATGTTTCACCATAAGCAAAAATACTTGACAGTCGGCTCCTCTCGTGTTAATAAATCAATACGTGTGAAATGTCAGACACGAGTGACTTGGttttttacagtgatgtaatATAAATCACTATCTTTAAAAAGgttatttaaatgtcaaatcaaCATCTTAAGAGGTCATCAGAATGAATCCATTACAAACTAATACATCGAAACAGTTTCACAGTAACTTTACcatttctttaattttcttcatcttcacagGATTAGTCAAgacttctctcttcttttcttcctcacgtttcctgcagaaaacaaacaaaatatatattaaatgaTTTGCACCttcaccctaaccctaacaaaTTACAAGAGAGAGGGGGCTTACTAACCTGATTTCAAATAGGGGGTCTTCCCTGATCTTGGCAGCCAGGTCGAGGTTGGAGGCGGGAGTGGTGGGGTTAAAGATGG
Coding sequences within:
- the cwc25 gene encoding pre-mRNA-splicing factor CWC25 homolog, which codes for MGGGDLNLKKSWHPQTMKNIERVWKAEQKHEAERKKIEELQKELKEERTREEMTRYAEETGAIKKKDDRLDWMYQGPAGQVSRDEYLMGRPIDKQITDQYEEPESGPSAETGLLPGSIFNPTTPASNLDLAAKIREDPLFEIRKREEEKKREVLTNPVKMKKIKEMLRQNLDKKDKKKKRKKDKKEKKGDKERRKEKKHKRRSLSSSSNEEDEKNHRSHSRNDSSADTKFRSHHLPGYGLQLPAGRHHQSSAPSNHSGRRERSRSRSPHRNNRESHSYSSLSHRGDRKVEPRAGSPQRERYHRQRHPVSKKLSTEELERKRQEMMDQAKQREEDRENNVKRYKRQDEQEKQREQNVKHDHHAGFIHNMKLESAASSSLEDRVKRNIHSIQRTPASLDNFMKR
- the psmb3 gene encoding proteasome subunit beta type-3 translates to MSIMSYNGGAVMAMRGKNCVAIAADRRFGIQAQMVTTDFQKIFPMGERLYIGLAGLATDVQTVAQRLKFRLNLYELKEGRQIKPKTFMSMVSNLLYERRFGPYYIEPVIAGLDPKTLEPFICSLDLIGCPMVTEDFVVSGTCSEQMYGMCESLWEPDMEPEDLFETISQAMLNAVDRDAVSGMGVVVHVIEKDKITTRTLKARMD